A single Mangrovimonas sp. YM274 DNA region contains:
- a CDS encoding sialidase family protein: MNKSTAILMLSLFLGCSCLLFQGCKLESSTELPFSVKSDLFDSLQVADLGLKTPNGIETFSVFKPSDSTDHFSNGAVMTAFNGYLYCQWQSSKQDEDSEDTWVAYSRSKDGRSWSKPMVLAETQPKGYSTSGGWWRNGDTLVAYFNVWPSKLVPEGGFAYYKTSVDGMHWSDKKPVLMKDGSPMQGVFEQDPRSLENGRIVNAAHFQPGLHVAPIFTDDPSGIRGWTRADFSNSSSKNEVSREIEPSCFSQNDQTLVMVFRDQFSSFFSMASVSHDLGETWTSPMLTEMPDSRSKQSAGNLPDGTVYLVNNPVHSKTRMPLAITLSEDGKFFDRSFVLRTGGEGIQPLRYQGKYKRLGYHYPKSMVHDGYLYVSYTTNKEDVEFTRIPLDSLKD, translated from the coding sequence ATGAATAAATCAACGGCAATATTGATGTTATCGTTGTTCTTAGGGTGTAGTTGCTTGTTGTTTCAAGGCTGCAAGTTAGAGTCATCTACCGAACTTCCTTTTTCCGTGAAATCGGATTTATTTGATTCTTTGCAAGTGGCTGATTTGGGTTTGAAGACACCTAATGGAATTGAAACTTTTTCAGTATTTAAACCGTCCGATAGTACCGACCATTTTAGTAACGGTGCTGTTATGACAGCTTTTAATGGCTACTTGTATTGTCAATGGCAAAGCTCCAAGCAAGATGAAGATTCAGAAGATACATGGGTGGCTTACAGTAGAAGTAAGGATGGTCGTTCTTGGTCTAAGCCAATGGTATTAGCGGAGACACAACCCAAGGGCTATAGCACCTCTGGGGGATGGTGGAGAAATGGGGATACTTTGGTAGCCTATTTCAATGTTTGGCCATCAAAATTAGTACCCGAAGGAGGCTTTGCCTATTATAAAACGAGTGTGGACGGCATGCATTGGTCTGATAAAAAGCCAGTATTAATGAAAGATGGTTCTCCTATGCAAGGGGTATTCGAACAAGACCCACGAAGTTTGGAGAATGGACGGATTGTTAATGCGGCTCATTTTCAACCTGGATTACATGTTGCTCCCATTTTTACGGATGATCCTTCGGGGATAAGAGGTTGGACTAGGGCCGATTTTTCAAATAGCTCCTCCAAAAATGAAGTATCTCGTGAAATCGAACCAAGTTGTTTTAGTCAAAACGATCAGACGTTGGTGATGGTTTTTAGAGATCAGTTCAGTTCGTTTTTTTCCATGGCATCTGTAAGTCATGACCTTGGTGAAACATGGACGAGTCCAATGTTAACCGAAATGCCAGATTCGCGCTCCAAACAAAGTGCCGGTAATTTGCCAGATGGTACAGTGTATTTGGTAAATAATCCTGTACATTCAAAAACGCGGATGCCTTTGGCAATTACTTTAAGCGAAGATGGAAAGTTTTTTGATAGGTCATTTGTGCTTAGAACAGGAGGGGAAGGTATTCAACCCTTGCGTTACCAAGGAAAATATAAACGATTGGGATATCATTATCCCAAGTCGATGGTGCATGATGGATATTTGTATGTTTCCTATACCACGAATAAGGAAGATGTAGAATTTACTAGGATTCCATTAGACAGTTTGAAAGATTAA